A region from the Acanthochromis polyacanthus isolate Apoly-LR-REF ecotype Palm Island chromosome 23, KAUST_Apoly_ChrSc, whole genome shotgun sequence genome encodes:
- the LOC127532302 gene encoding uncharacterized protein LOC127532302 isoform X17, translating to MTSTHTHTRTRAHTHAAAMSVFQSNLSITRFRHSIRIHQLSHRLRVGHVTQLQVGHVTQLQVGHVTQLQVGHVTRLQVGHVTRLQVGHVTRLQVGHVTRLQVC from the exons ATgacctcaacacacacacacacgcgcacacgcgcacacacacacgctgcagCAATGAGTGTGTTTCAGAGcaacctgtcaatcacaagATTCAGACACAGCATCAGGATTCATCAGCTGAGCCACAGACTAAGG GTGGGTCATGTGACCCAGTTACAGGTGGGTCATGTGACCCAGTTACAGGTGGGTCATGTGACCCAGTTACAG GTGGGTCATGTGACCCGGTTACAGGTGGGTCATGTGACCCGGTTACAGGTGGGTCATGTGACCCGGTTACAG GTGGGTCATGTGACCCGGTTACAGGTGTGCTGA
- the LOC127532302 gene encoding mucin-4-like isoform X5, with product MTSTHTHTRTRAHTHAAAMSVFQSNLSITRFRHSIRIHQLSHRLRVGHVTQLQVGHVTQLQVGHVTQLQVGHVTRLQVGHVTRLQVGHVTRLQVGHVTRLQVGHVTRLQVGHVTRLQVC from the exons ATgacctcaacacacacacacacgcgcacacgcgcacacacacacgctgcagCAATGAGTGTGTTTCAGAGcaacctgtcaatcacaagATTCAGACACAGCATCAGGATTCATCAGCTGAGCCACAGACTAAGG GTGGGTCATGTGACCCAGTTACAGGTGGGTCATGTGACCCAGTTACAGGTGGGTCATGTGACCCAGTTACAG GTGGGTCATGTGACCCGGTTACAGGTGGGTCATGTGACCCGGTTACAGGTGGGTCATGTGACCCGGTTACAGGTGGGTCATGTGACCCGGTTACAGGTGGGTCATGTGACCCGGTTACAG GTGGGTCATGTGACCCGGTTACAGGTGTGCTGA
- the LOC127532302 gene encoding mucin-4-like isoform X9, with protein sequence MTSTHTHTRTRAHTHAAAMSVFQSNLSITRFRHSIRIHQLSHRLRVGHVTQLQVGHVTQLQVGHVTQLQVGHVTRLQVGHVTRLQVGHVTRLQVGHVTRLQVGHVTRLQVC encoded by the exons ATgacctcaacacacacacacacgcgcacacgcgcacacacacacgctgcagCAATGAGTGTGTTTCAGAGcaacctgtcaatcacaagATTCAGACACAGCATCAGGATTCATCAGCTGAGCCACAGACTAAGG GTGGGTCATGTGACCCAGTTACAGGTGGGTCATGTGACCCAGTTACAGGTGGGTCATGTGACCCAGTTACAG GTGGGTCATGTGACCCGGTTACAGGTGGGTCATGTGACCCGGTTACAGGTGGGTCATGTGACCCGGTTACAGGTGGGTCATGTGACCCGGTTACAG GTGGGTCATGTGACCCGGTTACAGGTGTGCTGA
- the LOC127532302 gene encoding uncharacterized protein LOC127532302 isoform X10, producing the protein MTSTHTHTRTRAHTHAAAMSVFQSNLSITRFRHSIRIHQLSHRLRVGHVTQLQVGHVTQLQVGHVTRLQVGHVTRLQVGHVTRLQVGHVTRLQVGHVTRLQVGHVTRLQVC; encoded by the exons ATgacctcaacacacacacacacgcgcacacgcgcacacacacacgctgcagCAATGAGTGTGTTTCAGAGcaacctgtcaatcacaagATTCAGACACAGCATCAGGATTCATCAGCTGAGCCACAGACTAAGG GTGGGTCATGTGACCCAGTTACAGGTGGGTCATGTGACCCAGTTACAG GTGGGTCATGTGACCCGGTTACAGGTGGGTCATGTGACCCGGTTACAGGTGGGTCATGTGACCCGGTTACAGGTGGGTCATGTGACCCGGTTACAGGTGGGTCATGTGACCCGGTTACAG GTGGGTCATGTGACCCGGTTACAGGTGTGCTGA
- the LOC127532302 gene encoding uncharacterized protein LOC127532302 isoform X18 encodes MTSTHTHTRTRAHTHAAAMSVFQSNLSITRFRHSIRIHQLSHRLRVGHVTQLQVGHVTQLQVGHVTRLQVGHVTRLQVGHVTRLQVGHVTRLQVGHVTRLQVC; translated from the exons ATgacctcaacacacacacacacgcgcacacgcgcacacacacacgctgcagCAATGAGTGTGTTTCAGAGcaacctgtcaatcacaagATTCAGACACAGCATCAGGATTCATCAGCTGAGCCACAGACTAAGG GTGGGTCATGTGACCCAGTTACAGGTGGGTCATGTGACCCAGTTACAG GTGGGTCATGTGACCCGGTTACAGGTGGGTCATGTGACCCGGTTACAGGTGGGTCATGTGACCCGGTTACAGGTGGGTCATGTGACCCGGTTACAG GTGGGTCATGTGACCCGGTTACAGGTGTGCTGA
- the LOC127532302 gene encoding mucin-4-like isoform X2, which yields MTSTHTHTRTRAHTHAAAMSVFQSNLSITRFRHSIRIHQLSHRLRVGHVTQLQVGHVTQLQVGHVTRLQVGHVTRLQVGHVTRLQVGHVTRLQVGHVTRLQVGHVTRLQVGHVTRLQVGHVTRLQVC from the exons ATgacctcaacacacacacacacgcgcacacgcgcacacacacacgctgcagCAATGAGTGTGTTTCAGAGcaacctgtcaatcacaagATTCAGACACAGCATCAGGATTCATCAGCTGAGCCACAGACTAAGG GTGGGTCATGTGACCCAGTTACAGGTGGGTCATGTGACCCAGTTACAGGTGGGTCATGTGACCCGGTTACAGGTGGGTCATGTGACCCGGTTACAG GTGGGTCATGTGACCCGGTTACAGGTGGGTCATGTGACCCGGTTACAGGTGGGTCATGTGACCCGGTTACAGGTGGGTCATGTGACCCGGTTACAGGTGGGTCATGTGACCCGGTTACAG GTGGGTCATGTGACCCGGTTACAGGTGTGCTGA
- the LOC127532302 gene encoding uncharacterized protein LOC127532302 isoform X37, with translation MSVFQSNLSITRFRHSIRIHQLSHRLRVGHVTRLQVGHVTRLQVGHVTRLQVGHVTRLQVGHVTQLQVGHVTRLQVGHVTRLQVGHVTRLQVC, from the exons ATGAGTGTGTTTCAGAGcaacctgtcaatcacaagATTCAGACACAGCATCAGGATTCATCAGCTGAGCCACAGACTAAGGGTGGGTCATGTGACCCGGTTACAGGTGGGTCATGTGACCCGGTTACAGGTGGGTCATGTGACCCGGTTACAGGTGGGTCATGTGACCCGGTTACAGGTGGGTCATGTGACCCAGTTACAG GTGGGTCATGTGACCCGGTTACAGGTGGGTCATGTGACCCGGTTACAG GTGGGTCATGTGACCCGGTTACAGGTGTGCTGA
- the LOC127532302 gene encoding uncharacterized protein LOC127532302 isoform X33: MSVFQSNLSITRFRHSIRIHQLSHRLRVGHVTRLQVGHVTQLQVGHVTRLQVGHVTRLQVGHVTRLQVGHVTRLQVGHVTRLQVGHVTRLQVC; the protein is encoded by the exons ATGAGTGTGTTTCAGAGcaacctgtcaatcacaagATTCAGACACAGCATCAGGATTCATCAGCTGAGCCACAGACTAAGGGTGGGTCATGTGACCCGGTTACAG GTGGGTCATGTGACCCAGTTACAG GTGGGTCATGTGACCCGGTTACAGGTGGGTCATGTGACCCGGTTACAGGTGGGTCATGTGACCCGGTTACAGGTGGGTCATGTGACCCGGTTACAGGTGGGTCATGTGACCCGGTTACAG GTGGGTCATGTGACCCGGTTACAGGTGTGCTGA
- the LOC127532302 gene encoding uncharacterized protein LOC127532302 isoform X40, which yields MSVFQSNLSITRFRHSIRIHQLSHRLRVGHVTRLQVGHVTQLQVGHVTRLQVGHVTRLQVGHVTRLQVGHVTRLQVGHVTRLQVC from the exons ATGAGTGTGTTTCAGAGcaacctgtcaatcacaagATTCAGACACAGCATCAGGATTCATCAGCTGAGCCACAGACTAAGGGTGGGTCATGTGACCCGGTTACAG GTGGGTCATGTGACCCAGTTACAG GTGGGTCATGTGACCCGGTTACAGGTGGGTCATGTGACCCGGTTACAGGTGGGTCATGTGACCCGGTTACAGGTGGGTCATGTGACCCGGTTACAG GTGGGTCATGTGACCCGGTTACAGGTGTGCTGA
- the LOC127532302 gene encoding mucin-4-like isoform X24, with the protein MSVFQSNLSITRFRHSIRIHQLSHRLRVGHVTRLQVGHVTRLQVGHVTRLQVGHVTRLQVGHVTRLQVGHVTRLQVGHVTRLQVGHVTRLQVGHVTRLQVC; encoded by the exons ATGAGTGTGTTTCAGAGcaacctgtcaatcacaagATTCAGACACAGCATCAGGATTCATCAGCTGAGCCACAGACTAAGGGTGGGTCATGTGACCCGGTTACAG GTGGGTCATGTGACCCGGTTACAGGTGGGTCATGTGACCCGGTTACAG GTGGGTCATGTGACCCGGTTACAGGTGGGTCATGTGACCCGGTTACAGGTGGGTCATGTGACCCGGTTACAGGTGGGTCATGTGACCCGGTTACAGGTGGGTCATGTGACCCGGTTACAG GTGGGTCATGTGACCCGGTTACAGGTGTGCTGA
- the LOC127532302 gene encoding mucin-4-like isoform X15, whose amino-acid sequence MSVFQSNLSITRFRHSIRIHQLSHRLRVGHVTRLQVGHVTRLQVGHVTRLQVGHVTRLQVGHVTQLQVGHVTRLQVGHVTRLQVGHVTRLQVGHVTRLQVGHVTRLQVC is encoded by the exons ATGAGTGTGTTTCAGAGcaacctgtcaatcacaagATTCAGACACAGCATCAGGATTCATCAGCTGAGCCACAGACTAAGGGTGGGTCATGTGACCCGGTTACAGGTGGGTCATGTGACCCGGTTACAGGTGGGTCATGTGACCCGGTTACAGGTGGGTCATGTGACCCGGTTACAGGTGGGTCATGTGACCCAGTTACAG GTGGGTCATGTGACCCGGTTACAGGTGGGTCATGTGACCCGGTTACAGGTGGGTCATGTGACCCGGTTACAGGTGGGTCATGTGACCCGGTTACAG GTGGGTCATGTGACCCGGTTACAGGTGTGCTGA
- the LOC127532302 gene encoding mucin-4-like isoform X26 yields the protein MSVFQSNLSITRFRHSIRIHQLSHRLRVGHVTRLQVGHVTRLQVGHVTRLQVGHVTQLQVGHVTRLQVGHVTRLQVGHVTRLQVGHVTRLQVGHVTRLQVC from the exons ATGAGTGTGTTTCAGAGcaacctgtcaatcacaagATTCAGACACAGCATCAGGATTCATCAGCTGAGCCACAGACTAAGGGTGGGTCATGTGACCCGGTTACAGGTGGGTCATGTGACCCGGTTACAGGTGGGTCATGTGACCCGGTTACAG GTGGGTCATGTGACCCAGTTACAG GTGGGTCATGTGACCCGGTTACAGGTGGGTCATGTGACCCGGTTACAGGTGGGTCATGTGACCCGGTTACAGGTGGGTCATGTGACCCGGTTACAG GTGGGTCATGTGACCCGGTTACAGGTGTGCTGA
- the LOC127532302 gene encoding uncharacterized protein LOC127532302 isoform X31, translated as MSVFQSNLSITRFRHSIRIHQLSHRLRVGHVTRLQVGHVTRLQVGHVTRLQVGHVTRLQVGHVTRLQVGHVTRLQVGHVTRLQVGHVTRLQVC; from the exons ATGAGTGTGTTTCAGAGcaacctgtcaatcacaagATTCAGACACAGCATCAGGATTCATCAGCTGAGCCACAGACTAAGGGTGGGTCATGTGACCCGGTTACAGGTGGGTCATGTGACCCGGTTACAG GTGGGTCATGTGACCCGGTTACAGGTGGGTCATGTGACCCGGTTACAGGTGGGTCATGTGACCCGGTTACAGGTGGGTCATGTGACCCGGTTACAGGTGGGTCATGTGACCCGGTTACAG GTGGGTCATGTGACCCGGTTACAGGTGTGCTGA
- the LOC127532302 gene encoding mucin-4-like isoform X12: MSVFQSNLSITRFRHSIRIHQLSHRLRVGHVTRLQVGHVTQLQVGHVTRLQVGHVTRLQVGHVTRLQVGHVTRLQVGHVTRLQVGHVTRLQVGHVTRLQVGHVTRLQVC; this comes from the exons ATGAGTGTGTTTCAGAGcaacctgtcaatcacaagATTCAGACACAGCATCAGGATTCATCAGCTGAGCCACAGACTAAGGGTGGGTCATGTGACCCGGTTACAG GTGGGTCATGTGACCCAGTTACAGGTGGGTCATGTGACCCGGTTACAGGTGGGTCATGTGACCCGGTTACAG GTGGGTCATGTGACCCGGTTACAGGTGGGTCATGTGACCCGGTTACAGGTGGGTCATGTGACCCGGTTACAGGTGGGTCATGTGACCCGGTTACAGGTGGGTCATGTGACCCGGTTACAG GTGGGTCATGTGACCCGGTTACAGGTGTGCTGA
- the LOC127532302 gene encoding mucin-4-like isoform X16, with the protein MSVFQSNLSITRFRHSIRIHQLSHRLRVGHVTRLQVGHVTRLQVGHVTRLQVGHVTQLQVGHVTRLQVGHVTRLQVGHVTRLQVGHVTRLQVGHVTRLQVGHVTRLQVC; encoded by the exons ATGAGTGTGTTTCAGAGcaacctgtcaatcacaagATTCAGACACAGCATCAGGATTCATCAGCTGAGCCACAGACTAAGGGTGGGTCATGTGACCCGGTTACAGGTGGGTCATGTGACCCGGTTACAGGTGGGTCATGTGACCCGGTTACAG GTGGGTCATGTGACCCAGTTACAG GTGGGTCATGTGACCCGGTTACAGGTGGGTCATGTGACCCGGTTACAGGTGGGTCATGTGACCCGGTTACAGGTGGGTCATGTGACCCGGTTACAGGTGGGTCATGTGACCCGGTTACAG GTGGGTCATGTGACCCGGTTACAGGTGTGCTGA
- the LOC127532302 gene encoding mucin-4-like isoform X7, producing the protein MSVFQSNLSITRFRHSIRIHQLSHRLRVGHVTRLQVGHVTRLQVGHVTRLQVGHVTRLQVGHVTRLQVGHVTRLQVGHVTRLQVGHVTRLQVGHVTRLQVGHVTRLQVGHVTRLQVC; encoded by the exons ATGAGTGTGTTTCAGAGcaacctgtcaatcacaagATTCAGACACAGCATCAGGATTCATCAGCTGAGCCACAGACTAAGGGTGGGTCATGTGACCCGGTTACAGGTGGGTCATGTGACCCGGTTACAGGTGGGTCATGTGACCCGGTTACAG GTGGGTCATGTGACCCGGTTACAGGTGGGTCATGTGACCCGGTTACAG GTGGGTCATGTGACCCGGTTACAGGTGGGTCATGTGACCCGGTTACAGGTGGGTCATGTGACCCGGTTACAGGTGGGTCATGTGACCCGGTTACAGGTGGGTCATGTGACCCGGTTACAG GTGGGTCATGTGACCCGGTTACAGGTGTGCTGA
- the LOC127532302 gene encoding uncharacterized protein LOC127532302 isoform X34 yields MSVFQSNLSITRFRHSIRIHQLSHRLRVGHVTRLQVGHVTRLQVGHVTRLQVGHVTRLQVGHVTRLQVGHVTRLQVGHVTRLQVGHVTRLQVC; encoded by the exons ATGAGTGTGTTTCAGAGcaacctgtcaatcacaagATTCAGACACAGCATCAGGATTCATCAGCTGAGCCACAGACTAAGGGTGGGTCATGTGACCCGGTTACAGGTGGGTCATGTGACCCGGTTACAGGTGGGTCATGTGACCCGGTTACAG GTGGGTCATGTGACCCGGTTACAGGTGGGTCATGTGACCCGGTTACAG GTGGGTCATGTGACCCGGTTACAGGTGGGTCATGTGACCCGGTTACAG GTGGGTCATGTGACCCGGTTACAGGTGTGCTGA
- the LOC127532302 gene encoding mucin-4-like isoform X14, translated as MSVFQSNLSITRFRHSIRIHQLSHRLRVGHVTRLQVGHVTQLQVGHVTQLQVGHVTQLQVGHVTRLQVGHVTRLQVGHVTRLQVGHVTRLQVGHVTRLQVGHVTRLQVC; from the exons ATGAGTGTGTTTCAGAGcaacctgtcaatcacaagATTCAGACACAGCATCAGGATTCATCAGCTGAGCCACAGACTAAGG GTGGGTCATGTGACCCGGTTACAGGTGGGTCATGTGACCCAGTTACAGGTGGGTCATGTGACCCAGTTACAGGTGGGTCATGTGACCCAGTTACAG GTGGGTCATGTGACCCGGTTACAGGTGGGTCATGTGACCCGGTTACAGGTGGGTCATGTGACCCGGTTACAGGTGGGTCATGTGACCCGGTTACAGGTGGGTCATGTGACCCGGTTACAG GTGGGTCATGTGACCCGGTTACAGGTGTGCTGA
- the LOC127532302 gene encoding mucin-4-like isoform X6, giving the protein MSVFQSNLSITRFRHSIRIHQLSHRLRVGHVTRLQVGHVTRLQVGHVTRLQVGHVTQLQVGHVTQLQVGHVTRLQVGHVTRLQVGHVTRLQVGHVTRLQVGHVTRLQVGHVTRLQVC; this is encoded by the exons ATGAGTGTGTTTCAGAGcaacctgtcaatcacaagATTCAGACACAGCATCAGGATTCATCAGCTGAGCCACAGACTAAGGGTGGGTCATGTGACCCGGTTACAGGTGGGTCATGTGACCCGGTTACAGGTGGGTCATGTGACCCGGTTACAG GTGGGTCATGTGACCCAGTTACAGGTGGGTCATGTGACCCAGTTACAGGTGGGTCATGTGACCCGGTTACAGGTGGGTCATGTGACCCGGTTACAG GTGGGTCATGTGACCCGGTTACAGGTGGGTCATGTGACCCGGTTACAGGTGGGTCATGTGACCCGGTTACAG GTGGGTCATGTGACCCGGTTACAGGTGTGCTGA
- the LOC127532302 gene encoding mucin-4-like isoform X1, which translates to MSVFQSNLSITRFRHSIRIHQLSHRLRVGHVTRLQVGHVTRLQVGHVTRLQVGHVTQLQVGHVTQLQVGHVTRLQVGHVTRLQVGHVTRLQVGHVTRLQVGHVTRLQVGHVTRLQVGHVTRLQVGHVTRLQVC; encoded by the exons ATGAGTGTGTTTCAGAGcaacctgtcaatcacaagATTCAGACACAGCATCAGGATTCATCAGCTGAGCCACAGACTAAGGGTGGGTCATGTGACCCGGTTACAGGTGGGTCATGTGACCCGGTTACAGGTGGGTCATGTGACCCGGTTACAG GTGGGTCATGTGACCCAGTTACAGGTGGGTCATGTGACCCAGTTACAGGTGGGTCATGTGACCCGGTTACAGGTGGGTCATGTGACCCGGTTACAG GTGGGTCATGTGACCCGGTTACAGGTGGGTCATGTGACCCGGTTACAGGTGGGTCATGTGACCCGGTTACAGGTGGGTCATGTGACCCGGTTACAGGTGGGTCATGTGACCCGGTTACAG GTGGGTCATGTGACCCGGTTACAGGTGTGCTGA
- the LOC127532302 gene encoding mucin-4-like isoform X4: MSVFQSNLSITRFRHSIRIHQLSHRLRVGHVTRLQVGHVTRLQVGHVTRLQVGHVTQLQVGHVTQLQVGHVTRLQVGHVTRLQVGHVTRLQVGHVTRLQVGHVTRLQVGHVTRLQVGHVTRLQVC; this comes from the exons ATGAGTGTGTTTCAGAGcaacctgtcaatcacaagATTCAGACACAGCATCAGGATTCATCAGCTGAGCCACAGACTAAGGGTGGGTCATGTGACCCGGTTACAGGTGGGTCATGTGACCCGGTTACAGGTGGGTCATGTGACCCGGTTACAG GTGGGTCATGTGACCCAGTTACAGGTGGGTCATGTGACCCAGTTACAGGTGGGTCATGTGACCCGGTTACAGGTGGGTCATGTGACCCGGTTACAG GTGGGTCATGTGACCCGGTTACAGGTGGGTCATGTGACCCGGTTACAGGTGGGTCATGTGACCCGGTTACAGGTGGGTCATGTGACCCGGTTACAG GTGGGTCATGTGACCCGGTTACAGGTGTGCTGA
- the LOC127532302 gene encoding mucin-4-like isoform X22: protein MSVFQSNLSITRFRHSIRIHQLSHRLRVGHVTRLQVGHVTRLQVGHVTRLQVGHVTRLQVGHVTRLQVGHVTRLQVGHVTRLQVGHVTRLQVGHVTRLQVC from the exons ATGAGTGTGTTTCAGAGcaacctgtcaatcacaagATTCAGACACAGCATCAGGATTCATCAGCTGAGCCACAGACTAAGGGTGGGTCATGTGACCCGGTTACAGGTGGGTCATGTGACCCGGTTACAGGTGGGTCATGTGACCCGGTTACAG GTGGGTCATGTGACCCGGTTACAGGTGGGTCATGTGACCCGGTTACAGGTGGGTCATGTGACCCGGTTACAGGTGGGTCATGTGACCCGGTTACAGGTGGGTCATGTGACCCGGTTACAG GTGGGTCATGTGACCCGGTTACAGGTGTGCTGA
- the LOC127532302 gene encoding uncharacterized protein LOC127532302 isoform X30 has protein sequence MSVFQSNLSITRFRHSIRIHQLSHRLRVGHVTRLQVGHVTRLQVGHVTRLQVGHVTRLQVGHVTRLQVGHVTRLQVGHVTRLQVGHVTRLQVC, from the exons ATGAGTGTGTTTCAGAGcaacctgtcaatcacaagATTCAGACACAGCATCAGGATTCATCAGCTGAGCCACAGACTAAGGGTGGGTCATGTGACCCGGTTACAGGTGGGTCATGTGACCCGGTTACAGGTGGGTCATGTGACCCGGTTACAG GTGGGTCATGTGACCCGGTTACAGGTGGGTCATGTGACCCGGTTACAGGTGGGTCATGTGACCCGGTTACAGGTGGGTCATGTGACCCGGTTACAG GTGGGTCATGTGACCCGGTTACAGGTGTGCTGA
- the LOC127532302 gene encoding mucin-4-like isoform X21, with product MSVFQSNLSITRFRHSIRIHQLSHRLRVGHVTRLQVGHVTRLQVGHVTRLQVGHVTRLQVGHVTRLQVGHVTRLQVGHVTRLQVGHVTRLQVGHVTRLQVC from the exons ATGAGTGTGTTTCAGAGcaacctgtcaatcacaagATTCAGACACAGCATCAGGATTCATCAGCTGAGCCACAGACTAAGGGTGGGTCATGTGACCCGGTTACAGGTGGGTCATGTGACCCGGTTACAGGTGGGTCATGTGACCCGGTTACAGGTGGGTCATGTGACCCGGTTACAG GTGGGTCATGTGACCCGGTTACAGGTGGGTCATGTGACCCGGTTACAGGTGGGTCATGTGACCCGGTTACAGGTGGGTCATGTGACCCGGTTACAG GTGGGTCATGTGACCCGGTTACAGGTGTGCTGA
- the LOC127532302 gene encoding mucin-4-like isoform X13 has translation MSVFQSNLSITRFRHSIRIHQLSHRLRVGHVTRLQVGHVTRLQVGHVTRLQVGHVTRLQVGHVTRLQVGHVTRLQVGHVTRLQVGHVTRLQVGHVTRLQVGHVTRLQVC, from the exons ATGAGTGTGTTTCAGAGcaacctgtcaatcacaagATTCAGACACAGCATCAGGATTCATCAGCTGAGCCACAGACTAAGGGTGGGTCATGTGACCCGGTTACAGGTGGGTCATGTGACCCGGTTACAG GTGGGTCATGTGACCCGGTTACAGGTGGGTCATGTGACCCGGTTACAG GTGGGTCATGTGACCCGGTTACAGGTGGGTCATGTGACCCGGTTACAGGTGGGTCATGTGACCCGGTTACAGGTGGGTCATGTGACCCGGTTACAGGTGGGTCATGTGACCCGGTTACAG GTGGGTCATGTGACCCGGTTACAGGTGTGCTGA
- the LOC127532302 gene encoding uncharacterized protein LOC127532302 isoform X29, with protein sequence MSVFQSNLSITRFRHSIRIHQLSHRLRVGHVTRLQVGHVTRLQVGHVTRLQVGHVTRLQVGHVTRLQVGHVTRLQVGHVTRLQVGHVTRLQVC encoded by the exons ATGAGTGTGTTTCAGAGcaacctgtcaatcacaagATTCAGACACAGCATCAGGATTCATCAGCTGAGCCACAGACTAAGGGTGGGTCATGTGACCCGGTTACAGGTGGGTCATGTGACCCGGTTACAGGTGGGTCATGTGACCCGGTTACAGGTGGGTCATGTGACCCGGTTACAG GTGGGTCATGTGACCCGGTTACAGGTGGGTCATGTGACCCGGTTACAGGTGGGTCATGTGACCCGGTTACAG GTGGGTCATGTGACCCGGTTACAGGTGTGCTGA
- the LOC127532302 gene encoding mucin-4-like isoform X8, with protein MSVFQSNLSITRFRHSIRIHQLSHRLRVGHVTRLQVGHVTRLQVGHVTRLQVGHVTRLQVGHVTQLQVGHVTRLQVGHVTRLQVGHVTRLQVGHVTRLQVGHVTRLQVGHVTRLQVC; from the exons ATGAGTGTGTTTCAGAGcaacctgtcaatcacaagATTCAGACACAGCATCAGGATTCATCAGCTGAGCCACAGACTAAGGGTGGGTCATGTGACCCGGTTACAGGTGGGTCATGTGACCCGGTTACAGGTGGGTCATGTGACCCGGTTACAGGTGGGTCATGTGACCCGGTTACAGGTGGGTCATGTGACCCAGTTACAG GTGGGTCATGTGACCCGGTTACAGGTGGGTCATGTGACCCGGTTACAGGTGGGTCATGTGACCCGGTTACAGGTGGGTCATGTGACCCGGTTACAGGTGGGTCATGTGACCCGGTTACAG GTGGGTCATGTGACCCGGTTACAGGTGTGCTGA
- the LOC127532302 gene encoding mucin-4-like isoform X28, whose protein sequence is MSVFQSNLSITRFRHSIRIHQLSHRLRVGHVTRLQVGHVTRLQVGHVTRLQVGHVTRLQVGHVTQLQVGHVTRLQVGHVTRLQVGHVTRLQVGHVTRLQVC, encoded by the exons ATGAGTGTGTTTCAGAGcaacctgtcaatcacaagATTCAGACACAGCATCAGGATTCATCAGCTGAGCCACAGACTAAGGGTGGGTCATGTGACCCGGTTACAGGTGGGTCATGTGACCCGGTTACAGGTGGGTCATGTGACCCGGTTACAGGTGGGTCATGTGACCCGGTTACAGGTGGGTCATGTGACCCAGTTACAG GTGGGTCATGTGACCCGGTTACAGGTGGGTCATGTGACCCGGTTACAGGTGGGTCATGTGACCCGGTTACAG GTGGGTCATGTGACCCGGTTACAGGTGTGCTGA